CGAGAGGACTATATCTAACCTATTAAAAGACAATGAAAGATATAGAAAAGGCTTAGCTGAATTTTCTCAAAAGAGTTTTGAGTCAATTTCTCCTAAAGATGTTTCAGGGAAGAAGTTATATTTTGAGACTCTAAAAGGTCTGGATAGAAAAATAGTAATTAAAAGGGCCGGCGAAATAATAGAGCAGTCAAAGTCTTTTTTAGTGCTATTTTTGATTGATGACGGAGTGTTTGTCATCTGTGGAAGATCTGTAGATATCAATTATGACATGAGACAACTTCTAAACTCAATTTTGACAAGGTTTGGTGGCAAGGGGGGTGGGAGAGAAAACTTTGCCCAAGGAGGCGGCTCTTTGACAGAAAACTATGAAGAAATAATAAAAGAGATTGAAGAGGAAGTTGAAAAGATTGTCAGTTCTCTAACCTAAGATAGGCCACCATATTTGAGATGACAGACCAAGTATACACAACTCCTCTTATCAAGATAAAAAATATATCAAGCAGTATCCCTCTTTCACCCAGAATACCAAGATCGTTTAAGTAAAGCAAGATATAATTTAATGAAAATATTGTTGCTGTTATTACCGCAAGAAGTCCCAACGTGTAGTCCGGATTTTTAAAGACAAGTAAAATCCCTTTCTTTATACTGGAAAATAATGAATCGCTGCTGGAAGTTGACTCAGGGATTACATAATAAAGGAAATAGATAAGGATTATTCCGGGCAATACATAAGCCATTGTTCCAATCACTATTAGGGCAACTGTTACTATGCTTGAGATAACTATCTTCGGAAAGGATTTGAAGAATGTTTTATAGTAAATTTTTTTGTTCCTGTACATTGATTCTACTAAAAAGAATACGATTGAAATTCCAAATATATAGATCATGCCCATTAAAAATGAGGTAAACGGTGCAAGTAAGTCTCCTTTGAAAAGAAAAAGGAAAACTTCAGAAAATTGTGGCGGTAAAAATGAAGGTATATCTTCAAAAAAAGTTGATGTTTCTCCCAAAGTGAGGTATTGAGTATTTAAGATTTGATCAATATTGTGATAAAAGTAATTGTTTAGGAATGCAGAAAGAAAATAAACTACGTACATCGATGCAAGTATCGGGATGAAAAGTTTCTTATTTTCATTACAGAATCCAAATGATATAGCAAGAGTTTGTCCTACTCCAGTTTTCATCTATTGCAACACCTTACTTTGACTAGATATCTTTCTGTCCCCGATCTGATATTTGCACTGACGCTGAATGGATACTTTTCACCATAGTCGAGTTCGCCGACATTCACATAGTAAGAATCTTCCCCTATAACATTGCCATTACTATTATAGAAGAAAATGTATAGTTTCACACAGTTTATTGGTGGATTTTTATAGCTTGCATCCCCATAATTGTATACGTTGCCTTGGATGTAGACTCTGTTTCCTTCAAATCTTTGTTTATAGTCTTTTATTTGCATTGGGCAAGCTATAGAGCCAGAAGGCGTTTCACCCTTAATGGGGTTAGGAACTGTAGTTGTTTTCCCATTTGAACTAGTTTCCTCAATCGGGTTAAAGTTCTGCTTTCTCCAATCCTCTAACACATCTTTTGCTGTTTGGCCATTGTCTTTAGAGCTGCATCCAGCAAACGCTGATATCAAAGTAATTATTACAATTAAGCTAGATAATTTTCTAGACATTTTATCTTAATGATAAAGGGAGTTTTATTATATAAACATATTGAAAAGGAAGTGATAGCCGGGAACGGATTCGAACCGCTGTCGCGGGGACCAAAACCCCGCAGGATTGACCGCTACCCTACCCGGCTAGCATTAATAGAAAATTTAAATTGTGATTTAAAACTTTCGGTAACTTTATATATCACAAAAATCTCTTCACAAATATGGGAGATGAAAAAACAGACTATGCGTCCCTTCTAAAGCGTGCAGAAGAGCTTTTGCCAAAAAATGTCTTTGAGACGAGTAGATTTGAGCTTCCCAGAGCGGACTCATTTATAATGGGGAACAGGACGATCGTTAAGAACTTCAGAGAAATAGCATCAATTCTAAACAGAGATGTCGACCCTTTCTTAAAATATATCCTAAGAGAGCTTGCAACTGCAGGGAACATGAGCGGGCAAGAGGCAATATTTCAAGGAAAATTTTCATCTACAGTTATAAGTGAAAAAATTGAAAAGTATGCCAAAGAATCTGTGATATGCTCTGAATGTAACAGGCCAGATACTAGAATTATAAGAGAAGATAGGATTACTTTTCTGCAGTGTGAAGCATGTGGCGCCCGCTATCCTATAAAACATGCATAATACGTTTATTTTCTTCAAGATTTAGCAGAATTTTAAATTATTTCCGATAAATATAAATAGGTAGTATATATAATATATAATAATTTCAATGGTGATAACTATGGGTAGAAGAAATGATTTTATTGTATTGGGCCTTATTCTTCTAATTGTTGCAGGGGGATTATTTTATTATACAACTATTCCATTCCAAAGAACAATTACAACACAAGAATACGTTACAAAAGAAAATATAGTGATTAAAGAAAGAATAGTTCCGCAAGAAAGACTTGTCAAGAGGACTAGAGATGTGATAGTATACACAAATTCAACTATTGTTGATTCTGAAAAGAATTTCGAACCTAATGAGTATATAAATTTAGGCGATCCTTTACTTAAACCAAACGACCGGATAAAATACACAATAACAACTGACCCCAATAAAAGAGATATAGAGCGTTGGTTTGAATTTAAAATTGTAGATAATCAAAATTATGATCGTTGGATAAATAATCAGGCTTACACTGCTTTTTATGATGCGCCTATTGGAACTATCGAATTAAATAATACTTGGACTGTTCCAGAAACTTCAGGTATACAGCAATACAGGATAATTCTCTCAAATAGACTCTTTGCCTATTCAAAAACGATAAAATATACCATCATAAAACAAGAATCTTCTGTTACCAGGCAGGAATATCTTGAAACTGTAATTGAAAATGTAACTGAATCATACGAAGAGAGAGAACCATATCAAGAACTTGAGACTGTTACAAAACAAGAAACATTCTGGCATGATGAATACAGACCTGTCTCATACATCTTGGGAGCCTTTGGAATAATAGGTATATTGGTTGGATTATTGACTCATGCACAGAGAGAGAAAATTAAAAGGATCCCTGTTGTTAAAAGTATATCTAGAAGAACATCTGGGCCAGAAGTTCTTCCCAAATGCCCACTTTGTGGATCAAAAGTCGTTCCAACTCACATTATGGAAGATCGAAAAAAGATTTACAAGTGCACCTATTGTAATCATCTTTTAGAACTAGATTAATAATATTTTATTTTTTAAATAACAAACTTTATTCGATTTTTTGACCTGGCTTAATTATCAAATTATCTTCGATCTTGACATTTTTCCCAACTATCGCTCCGAGTTGTGTCCTGTTTGAATCCACAAATTCTCCTTTGATTTTAACTTGGATGCTCTTTTGAGATTCACTTTGAAAAACTACATTGTTTCCAATGTCTGAATGGTCACCAATTATAGAAAATGAAACAACAGAATTATCGCCAATTTTCACACTGTCCATTATGACGGAATTTTCAATAACGCAGTTTTCACCAATTTTTACATCTTTTCTTATGACAGACGAAGCTATCTTTGAATTTTTTCCGATCTTGACATTTTTTGATATTAGGCATGGGGAAATAATCTCAGAAGAATCAATTATAGTGCCAGAGTCTATATACGAAGGAAATCCTATTTTTGAATCAGATGAAACCTCTGAATTTTTTGAAGCATAATTTTTTACACTTTCTAAAAAGAACATATTTGCATCGATTAAATCCCAAGGCCTTCCGATATCTAGCCATTTTCCCTCTAGAGGAATCCATCTGACTTTATTCCCACTTTCAATCATCATTTTCAGAGAGTCTGTTAGCTCATACTCCCCTCTTGGCGAGATTTTGGTCTTGTTAATATATGAAAAAGCCTCTTTTTTAAAACAATAAATTCCGGTATTTATCAAGTTAGAAGGTGGATTATCTGACTTCTCAAAAATCCCCACCACTTCATCCCTATCTACAAGCACACTTCCAAAAAATTCTGGTGTGTCACTCTTTGTTAAAGCCATTATGGCAATTGAATCAGAAGTCTTAAATTTTGAGAGGAGAGACGCAATTAAATCCTCTTTAAACAGTAAATCGCCATAGACGCATATGAAGTCAGAATTTACATATTCTGACGCTATCATGAGCGCATGTCCAGTTCCAAGACGCTCTTTCTGCTCGATAAAATTAATGTCAATCTCATAATTGCAATTTCGGATATAATCTTCAATTATTTCAGATTTGTGGCCAACTATTATTGAAATTTTTTCTATACCTGATGATTTGAATACCTTGAATATATTTCCAAGTATTGTAGTATCCCCTAAAGGTAACATTGGTTTTGGTATTTCATCTGTTAGAGGAGAAAGTCTCACGCCTTTGCCTGCGGCAAGTATCACAGCTTCCATAAAATCGCCATATGCAAAAACTATTTATATTGACTTATATAATTATCTTTAATGTATAATTTAGATGAAGGGAAGAAACTTGTATCGATAGCAAGGAAAAATATAGAATCTTATCTTGTGACAAGGAAAAATATATCAATACAGGATGTCCCTGAATCATTTAAAGTTCATTGTGGTGTCTTTGTGACACTTCATACATATCCTAAAAATAGTTTGAGGGGGTGCATAGGATATCCAGAACCTGTGCTTCCTTTGATAGATGCCGTCCTTGATGCTTCAGTATCTTCAGCTACAAGGGATCCCCGTTTTCAAAAAGTTAGACCTGATGAACTAAAGAACTTAGTTGTTGAGATCACAGTTCTAACACCGCCCGAATTAGTCAAAGTTGAAAATACAGGCCAATATCCCTCGAAAATTGAAGTAGGGAGGGATGGACTCATCGTTGAATTAGGATTTAGAAAAGGCTTACTTCTTCCGCAGGTGCCAGTTGAAGAAAATTGGGATGCAGAGGATTTTCTTTGCCACACTTGCCAAAAGGCAGGACTCCCACTGGATTGCTGGATGGATAAAAATACAAAAATTTACAAATTCCAAGGACAGATATTTTCTGAAACTAAACCAGAGGGAGAAGTAGTAGAAAAAAGTTTTATGAGGTAAATATATGGAAATCGACCCATTTGTACAGGCAGGCATCTCGCTCTTCGATGAAACAAGTGCAGACGCAGTTCTAGTTGAAGTTGACTCGATAAAAGAAATGGAGAAACTCCAGGAATTTATTTCATCTAAAGACATAAATCTATATGGGGTATCTTCAAATGAAAAGATTAAGAGAAAATTTGATAAGATTATCTTTGTGCCCGGTATACTAGAAAAGATTACGATAAGGTTAGAGTTTGCCATTTCAGCTGCAATTATGCAAGATTTATTAAAAAATGAAGATAAGATTGTGTATATAGGAAAACTTGATAGTGATTATTACAATTTTATTATCACAAGAAAAACAAATCAGATTAATGCCAAGGGCATCTATGAACTGTTTTTCTCTCTAAAAAATGTTAAAACTGACATTATTTATTCTGTTCTTTCGGTAGCCGTTCAATTGGGTAGAAAAGGTAAGGAAGGTAAACCAATAGGCACTACATTTATTATTGGAGATTGTGGAAACGTCATGCAAAAGTCTTCCCAGATAACATATAATCCATTTGAAAGAAGCTACGTCAACATAAATGACGTTGGGGTCAAAAATATGATAAAAGAATTCTCAAGGCTTGATGGGGCATTTATTATTTCGGGGGAAGGGAAACTGCTCGCAGCTTCAAGATATCTAGAAGCTGGAACAGATGGAATTTCCCTGCCGAAGGGACTTGGAGCGAGACATCTCTCTGCAGCGTGGATGACAAAAGTAACGGACGCGATTGCCATAGTTCTCGCAGAGTCTGATAACATGATTCGTATCTTCAAAAAAGGAGAGCTTGTGTGGGAAGTTGAC
This DNA window, taken from Methanofastidiosum sp., encodes the following:
- a CDS encoding NTP transferase domain-containing protein, translating into MEAVILAAGKGVRLSPLTDEIPKPMLPLGDTTILGNIFKVFKSSGIEKISIIVGHKSEIIEDYIRNCNYEIDINFIEQKERLGTGHALMIASEYVNSDFICVYGDLLFKEDLIASLLSKFKTSDSIAIMALTKSDTPEFFGSVLVDRDEVVGIFEKSDNPPSNLINTGIYCFKKEAFSYINKTKISPRGEYELTDSLKMMIESGNKVRWIPLEGKWLDIGRPWDLIDANMFFLESVKNYASKNSEVSSDSKIGFPSYIDSGTIIDSSEIISPCLISKNVKIGKNSKIASSVIRKDVKIGENCVIENSVIMDSVKIGDNSVVSFSIIGDHSDIGNNVVFQSESQKSIQVKIKGEFVDSNRTQLGAIVGKNVKIEDNLIIKPGQKIE
- a CDS encoding diadenylate cyclase; translation: MEIDPFVQAGISLFDETSADAVLVEVDSIKEMEKLQEFISSKDINLYGVSSNEKIKRKFDKIIFVPGILEKITIRLEFAISAAIMQDLLKNEDKIVYIGKLDSDYYNFIITRKTNQINAKGIYELFFSLKNVKTDIIYSVLSVAVQLGRKGKEGKPIGTTFIIGDCGNVMQKSSQITYNPFERSYVNINDVGVKNMIKEFSRLDGAFIISGEGKLLAASRYLEAGTDGISLPKGLGARHLSAAWMTKVTDAIAIVLAESDNMIRIFKKGELVWEVDPDEVKVD
- a CDS encoding FxLYD domain-containing protein — encoded protein: MSRKLSSLIVIITLISAFAGCSSKDNGQTAKDVLEDWRKQNFNPIEETSSNGKTTTVPNPIKGETPSGSIACPMQIKDYKQRFEGNRVYIQGNVYNYGDASYKNPPINCVKLYIFFYNSNGNVIGEDSYYVNVGELDYGEKYPFSVSANIRSGTERYLVKVRCCNR
- a CDS encoding translation initiation factor IF-2 subunit beta; translated protein: MGDEKTDYASLLKRAEELLPKNVFETSRFELPRADSFIMGNRTIVKNFREIASILNRDVDPFLKYILRELATAGNMSGQEAIFQGKFSSTVISEKIEKYAKESVICSECNRPDTRIIREDRITFLQCEACGARYPIKHA
- a CDS encoding TIGR00296 family protein, yielding MYNLDEGKKLVSIARKNIESYLVTRKNISIQDVPESFKVHCGVFVTLHTYPKNSLRGCIGYPEPVLPLIDAVLDASVSSATRDPRFQKVRPDELKNLVVEITVLTPPELVKVENTGQYPSKIEVGRDGLIVELGFRKGLLLPQVPVEENWDAEDFLCHTCQKAGLPLDCWMDKNTKIYKFQGQIFSETKPEGEVVEKSFMR